A segment of the Prochlorococcus sp. RS04 genome:
ACCACACAAGATAATTTATATATCGGTGAGACTCTTCACAAAATATTTTTGAAAGCAAATCATATTAAAAATACTTTAAATGATGTAGTGATATCAACAGAACACTTAGTTTACGGTTTCACTTATGATGATAAATATGGATTTCAAATTTTAAATCAAAAAGGTATTCCAGAATTTCTTGAAACTATAAAGAAAATGAAGTCAGATCCAGCAGTAAAAAAAGAATTTGATACTTCTAATGAGTCTTTGGGAAAATATGGTATTGATCTAACTCAATATGCACGAGATGGAATTTTAGACCCAGTTATTGGGAGGGATGAAGAGATTAGAAGAACAATTCAAATATTGAGTAGAAGAACAAAAAACAATCCTGTTCTTATTGGAGAACCTGGAGTTGGGAAAACGGCCATTGTTGAAGGGTTAGCTCAAAGAATTATTAATGGCGATGTACCTTCTGCTCTACAAGATAGGCTACTAATTTCATTAGATATGGGTTCACTTATAGCTGGAGCAAAATATCGTGGAGAATTTGAAGAAAGAATAAAAAATGTCCTGAAGAAAGTTAAGGAATCAGACGGTAAGATCATTCTTTTTATTGATGAAATTCATACAGTTGTTGGAGCTGGTGCTAGTGGAGGTTCTTTAGATGCAAGCAACCTATTAAAACCAATGCTTGCGAGAGGAGAACTAAGATGTATTGGTGCTACTACTATTATTGAACACAAACAAAATATAGAAAAAGATCCTGCTTTAGAACGAAGATTTCAGAAAATAAAAATTGATGCTCCTTCAATAGATGATACTGTATCAATATTAAGAGGATTAAGAGAAAGATATGAAGTTCATCATAGTGTAAGAATTTCTGATAATGCTTTGGTTGCAGCCGCCACCCTTAGCGAAAGATACATTAACGATAGATTTCTTCCAGACAAAGCAATAGATCTAATCGATGAAGCAGCCTCAAGATTGAATATGATCATAACTTCCAAACCTGAAGAAATTGATGAGATTGATCGAAAAGTTTTGCAGTTTGAAATGGAAAAATTATCTTTAAAAAGAGAAACAGATGATTTTTCTTTAGAAAGATTAAAAAAAATCAATAATGAACTTATATCCCTTAAAGATAAACAGGCAGAATTAGGCTCTAAATGGAAAAAAGAAAAAGATGAAATTGATGAGATTAGCACCATAAAAGAAGAGATTGAATCTGTTCAATTGAAAATAGATCAAGCCAAAAGGAGTTTTGACCTCAACAAAGCAGCAGAATTAGAATTTGGAACTTTAAATTCTTTACAAAAAAAATTAAAAGAAAAAAGTGAGTATCTAGTTAATTCTCACAAAAATGGAGAGACAAGTCTTTTAAGGCAGGAGGTTACTTTTGATGATATTGCAGAAGTTGTCTCAAAGTGGACCTCTATTCCAGTTCAAAACTTGAACCAGTCAGAAAAAGATAAACTTTTGAGCCTCGAGTCAATCCTTAAAGAAAAAATTATTGGTCAAGATAGTGCAATTAGGGCTGTTGCAGATTCCATTAAGAGATCAAGGACTGGTCTAAATGATCCAAGCAAGCCTCTAGCCAGTTTCCTATTTTTAGGTCCAACTGGTGTTGGAAAAACAGAGCTTAGTAAAGTAACTGCCAAAATTATATTCGATTCAAATTCTTCAATTACAAGACTGGATATGTCCGAATATATGGAAAAGCATTCAGTAAGTAAAATTATAGGTGCGCCTCCTGGATATTTAGGTTTCGAATCAGGCGGTCAATTAACTGAAGCAGTGCGGAAAAATCCTTATTCGGTAATACTTCTGGATGAAATAGAAAAAGCTCATAATGACATTTTAGATATTCTTTTACAGGTTCTTGATGATGGAATTATTACTGATGGTCAAGGTCGTACGATCAATTTCAAAAATTCAATCATTGTTCTCACAAGTAATTTAGGAAGTCAATCAATAAATGATTTATCAGTTAGAAAAGAAGATACAAATGAAATAAAAAAAGTTGTAGATAATGAACTTAAAAATTTTTTCAAGCCTGAGTTTTTAAATCGACTTGATGAAATAGTTATTTTTAATAATTTAGAATTAAATGACATAAAGGAAATTGCCAAAATCCAACTTAAAAATTTAGAAAAAAGACTTAACAAAAAAAACTTAAAATTCAAAATTGCGGATGAGGCAATTAACCAACTTGTCGAAAATAGTTTCGATCATGCCTATGGTGCAAGGCCTTTAAAAAGAATTATTCAAAAAAAAATTGAGACAAAAATTTCAAATAATATATTGAATAATCATTACCTTAATAAAGACGAAATTAATGTTTATCTAGTTAATGGAGAGATAATTGTTGATTAAAGATCTAAATTAAATAATTCTTTATGACTTGAAATTTAACAACTTTAATTTAAGATTTGAACCAATCAGGAAATTCCTCATAATTTGCTTTGTTAGATTTATTTTCTTTTGATTCTGTTTTCCAACAACATGTTCTGCCCTTATCCTTATCCTGCAAGTATTCATTAGCCCATCTCCAAATTAATTCAGAAGTGAACTCCATTCCCACATTATCCATAATTCTCAAATCTAAAGCATCTAAGTCATGTAATTTTTCCCAGTAATTCAACAAAGGGTC
Coding sequences within it:
- a CDS encoding ATP-dependent Clp protease ATP-binding subunit — translated: MKIVPSEFSNSAWNCFICAKEIAYKNHQQDLDSDNLLLALIKKDNFTKKILKNNNVNIKEFEKEIISSLNSKAKMKTTQDNLYIGETLHKIFLKANHIKNTLNDVVISTEHLVYGFTYDDKYGFQILNQKGIPEFLETIKKMKSDPAVKKEFDTSNESLGKYGIDLTQYARDGILDPVIGRDEEIRRTIQILSRRTKNNPVLIGEPGVGKTAIVEGLAQRIINGDVPSALQDRLLISLDMGSLIAGAKYRGEFEERIKNVLKKVKESDGKIILFIDEIHTVVGAGASGGSLDASNLLKPMLARGELRCIGATTIIEHKQNIEKDPALERRFQKIKIDAPSIDDTVSILRGLRERYEVHHSVRISDNALVAAATLSERYINDRFLPDKAIDLIDEAASRLNMIITSKPEEIDEIDRKVLQFEMEKLSLKRETDDFSLERLKKINNELISLKDKQAELGSKWKKEKDEIDEISTIKEEIESVQLKIDQAKRSFDLNKAAELEFGTLNSLQKKLKEKSEYLVNSHKNGETSLLRQEVTFDDIAEVVSKWTSIPVQNLNQSEKDKLLSLESILKEKIIGQDSAIRAVADSIKRSRTGLNDPSKPLASFLFLGPTGVGKTELSKVTAKIIFDSNSSITRLDMSEYMEKHSVSKIIGAPPGYLGFESGGQLTEAVRKNPYSVILLDEIEKAHNDILDILLQVLDDGIITDGQGRTINFKNSIIVLTSNLGSQSINDLSVRKEDTNEIKKVVDNELKNFFKPEFLNRLDEIVIFNNLELNDIKEIAKIQLKNLEKRLNKKNLKFKIADEAINQLVENSFDHAYGARPLKRIIQKKIETKISNNILNNHYLNKDEINVYLVNGEIIVD